A single region of the Thermotoga profunda AZM34c06 genome encodes:
- a CDS encoding S9 family peptidase: MERLKIDDFLKYKFLSNPTFSEDGKHLAFVVHESDYNENKYFSTLWLYETSTDEIRQLTTFGQESMFTWLNEQNILFSSLREDKDKKRKEAGEPFTIFYKINVFGGEAKKAFEVPLLVNRIEKLNQNKFVLTAIYDNNTEDLSKMDEKQKEEYLKKLKEEKDYQIVDEIPFWSNGSGFTNKKRTRLYLFDSLTKSLSPITDEFTNVEHFSLNQEKTLLLFIANRFTDKMEIRSDLYLYKINENELVKLTHEDPFDYTFAYFLKDKIIFAGTNMKRYGINENPKFYTLDPRTRQVTALTPEFDLSLHNSVNSDCRYGSNRTSKVDGEYLYFITTEWHSSNLNRIDLSGKIEKLTQDNGSVDGFDVFNDKIIFVGLRNMDLQELYELSKNQERKITTFNEWIHEKSICKPERFEFLSDDGLILEGWVIKPADFDSSKKYPAILDIHGGPKTVYGEVFFHEMQLWANEGYAVLYTNPRGSDGRGNDFADIRGKYGTVDYQDIMKFLDESIKRFSFIDETKLGVTGGSYGGYMTNWIIGQTDRFKAAVSQRSISNWISKFGTTDIGYFFVKDQHLATPWNDFEKLWWHSPMKYADRVKTPTLFIHSDEDYRCWLAEAIQMFTSLKYHGIDSRLVIFKGENHELSRSGKPKHRLRRLREITDWFNKYLKH; encoded by the coding sequence ATGGAAAGGTTGAAAATCGATGATTTTCTGAAGTACAAATTTCTGTCAAACCCTACCTTTTCCGAAGATGGAAAACATTTGGCTTTTGTAGTTCATGAAAGTGATTACAACGAGAACAAATATTTCTCAACACTTTGGCTCTATGAAACTTCAACAGATGAGATTAGACAACTCACAACCTTTGGTCAGGAGAGCATGTTTACCTGGCTCAATGAACAGAATATATTGTTTTCGAGTCTGAGAGAAGATAAAGACAAAAAGAGAAAAGAAGCCGGTGAACCCTTCACCATTTTTTACAAGATCAATGTTTTTGGTGGCGAGGCGAAAAAGGCTTTCGAAGTTCCTTTATTGGTGAATCGCATTGAAAAGCTAAATCAAAATAAATTTGTGTTGACTGCTATTTATGATAACAACACTGAAGACCTTTCTAAGATGGATGAGAAACAAAAAGAGGAATATCTTAAAAAGCTCAAAGAAGAAAAAGACTATCAAATTGTCGATGAGATACCTTTTTGGTCAAATGGCAGTGGATTCACAAACAAAAAGAGAACAAGATTGTATCTGTTTGATTCACTCACAAAATCACTATCACCAATAACTGACGAGTTCACCAACGTTGAACATTTCTCGTTGAACCAGGAAAAAACACTTTTACTGTTCATAGCAAACCGTTTCACAGACAAGATGGAAATTCGCTCAGATCTATATCTTTACAAGATAAATGAAAATGAATTGGTGAAACTCACACATGAAGATCCATTTGATTATACTTTTGCTTATTTCCTAAAAGACAAAATTATATTTGCAGGTACTAACATGAAAAGATATGGAATAAATGAAAACCCAAAATTCTATACACTCGATCCGAGAACCAGACAAGTTACAGCTCTCACGCCAGAGTTCGATCTGAGTCTTCACAACAGCGTCAATTCAGACTGTAGGTATGGAAGTAACAGAACAAGCAAAGTCGATGGCGAGTACTTGTACTTCATCACAACAGAGTGGCACAGTTCAAATCTCAACAGAATAGACTTGAGTGGAAAGATTGAAAAATTGACACAAGATAACGGTTCTGTCGATGGTTTTGATGTCTTCAATGACAAAATTATTTTTGTTGGTCTTAGAAATATGGATTTACAAGAACTTTATGAATTATCTAAAAACCAAGAGAGAAAAATCACAACCTTTAACGAGTGGATTCATGAAAAGAGTATATGTAAGCCTGAAAGATTTGAATTTCTCTCAGATGATGGTCTGATCCTCGAAGGTTGGGTTATAAAACCGGCTGATTTTGATTCATCAAAGAAATATCCTGCCATATTGGATATCCATGGTGGTCCTAAAACAGTTTATGGTGAAGTTTTTTTCCATGAAATGCAGTTATGGGCGAATGAAGGGTACGCTGTTTTGTATACCAATCCACGTGGAAGTGATGGCAGAGGCAATGATTTTGCAGACATCAGAGGTAAATATGGGACTGTAGATTACCAAGATATTATGAAATTCTTAGATGAGTCGATCAAGAGGTTCTCGTTCATCGATGAAACCAAACTCGGGGTCACCGGTGGTTCCTACGGAGGTTATATGACAAACTGGATCATCGGTCAAACAGATCGATTCAAAGCAGCAGTTTCACAAAGGAGTATATCGAATTGGATTTCAAAGTTTGGTACAACTGACATAGGTTATTTCTTTGTTAAAGATCAGCACTTGGCTACTCCCTGGAATGATTTTGAAAAACTCTGGTGGCATTCACCAATGAAATATGCCGATAGAGTGAAAACACCAACGTTGTTCATTCACTCAGACGAAGATTACAGGTGCTGGCTTGCAGAAGCAATCCAGATGTTTACGTCGCTCAAGTATCATGGTATCGATTCGAGGTTGGTAATCTTCAAAGGAGAAAACCATGAATTGAGCAGAAGTGGTAAACCAAAGCACAGATTGAGAAGACTAAGAGAGATCACTGATTGGTTCAATAAGTACCTAAAACATTAA
- a CDS encoding efflux RND transporter permease subunit: MKRYSLTVFFLVLAIIFGFIAFFKGKINADYVTFLPGYTPGATLEQIENQDLRDLLNVSKKFSDGAQVVVIVHSEKTFFQSEEIMKVIDLQNELSKLEGIKTVLSVVNYAFKVSYFNGNTLSEKILEDPESRSFISKDGKYLLLNCILTPSDDQKPVLKRIDNILGDYQSLSPLVFGQVVINDHLFSEIIRQVLVYPSLMFVAILVVFWIQTRSLRASFLSLVIPLVATVIVYGFSALLKVELNVMTVMCVSFLLVIGSAYGLHFYNGVVRFGKDVRKKMFRPIFFSMFTTAVGFLSFLFVKITAFKQLGLMVSSGLALIFLILFTSGYELFYDEKKKYANTFSFKMNSGLFGKILIYIVLSICVISPFVLPKIEIGMDQASYFSKDSQVGRALKILTEKFSYREPVYIMVEKNTFFTVKDSENVKQILERLNSVNGVTSVQFPSSYPIPTLALLARVQPAVSYFVADGKTIRIVANITDEAYRQAGKVKRVLLEELKGYSEYKFTVASASFIVDQINSQILKSQLQSLITSLILIFISIIIAFKNLKFSTIVVIPVLLTAIFNFIFIYLMKLRLDIATSIVASILVGLVVDYSIHLAHDLKITKNISKSIENIGMPVLTNALGLIAGFLVMSLSRLALFRNVSILLVFGIAFGVSFTIFSQPLIMQRLVEKIEIGQVSFQRKDGNKK, translated from the coding sequence ATGAAAAGATACAGTCTGACAGTTTTCTTTTTAGTTCTTGCGATTATCTTTGGTTTTATCGCTTTCTTCAAAGGAAAAATCAACGCCGATTATGTGACCTTTTTACCTGGGTATACTCCAGGTGCTACGCTTGAGCAAATCGAAAACCAAGATTTGAGAGATCTTCTCAATGTTTCTAAGAAATTCTCTGATGGAGCACAAGTAGTTGTAATAGTTCATTCGGAAAAGACATTTTTCCAATCAGAGGAAATAATGAAGGTCATCGACCTACAAAATGAATTGTCAAAATTGGAAGGCATCAAGACAGTTTTGAGTGTTGTGAATTATGCCTTCAAAGTGTCGTATTTCAATGGAAATACTCTCAGTGAAAAAATCTTAGAGGATCCCGAGTCAAGATCATTCATCTCTAAGGATGGAAAATACCTACTTTTGAACTGTATACTCACACCTTCTGATGATCAAAAACCTGTTCTTAAGAGAATAGACAATATATTGGGAGATTATCAAAGTTTATCACCACTTGTTTTTGGACAGGTAGTAATAAACGACCATCTTTTTAGTGAGATCATCCGACAAGTTTTGGTATATCCTTCGTTGATGTTTGTAGCAATTTTAGTAGTTTTTTGGATTCAAACACGCTCTCTAAGAGCGAGTTTCCTTTCTCTTGTGATACCACTTGTTGCGACAGTCATAGTTTATGGTTTTTCAGCGTTGCTCAAAGTGGAATTGAATGTTATGACGGTGATGTGTGTTAGTTTTCTACTTGTCATAGGCTCTGCCTATGGTCTGCATTTTTACAATGGAGTAGTCCGTTTTGGCAAGGATGTTCGAAAGAAGATGTTCAGACCGATCTTTTTCTCAATGTTTACAACAGCCGTTGGCTTTCTTTCGTTCTTATTCGTAAAGATAACGGCATTTAAACAACTGGGGTTGATGGTATCGTCAGGTCTTGCTTTGATTTTTTTAATACTTTTCACTTCTGGATATGAACTTTTCTATGATGAGAAAAAGAAGTATGCAAATACCTTTTCTTTCAAGATGAACAGTGGACTGTTTGGTAAAATCTTAATCTATATAGTGCTATCTATTTGTGTGATCTCGCCCTTTGTACTTCCAAAAATAGAGATTGGTATGGATCAGGCTTCATATTTTTCCAAAGACAGCCAAGTCGGACGAGCTTTAAAGATTCTCACCGAAAAATTTTCTTACCGTGAACCAGTCTACATAATGGTTGAGAAGAATACATTCTTCACAGTTAAGGATTCAGAAAATGTAAAACAAATACTTGAAAGATTGAACAGTGTGAATGGTGTTACATCGGTTCAATTTCCAAGCTCATATCCAATTCCAACCCTTGCACTATTAGCGCGAGTACAACCGGCAGTAAGTTACTTTGTTGCCGATGGAAAAACGATAAGAATAGTTGCAAATATTACCGATGAGGCTTACAGGCAAGCTGGGAAGGTTAAGAGGGTACTACTTGAAGAATTGAAAGGATACAGTGAATACAAATTCACAGTAGCAAGTGCATCGTTCATTGTGGATCAGATAAATTCTCAAATATTGAAAAGCCAATTACAGAGCCTTATCACGTCATTGATACTGATCTTTATTTCTATCATTATAGCCTTCAAAAATCTCAAATTTTCAACAATTGTGGTAATTCCAGTTCTATTGACGGCAATTTTCAATTTCATTTTTATCTATCTTATGAAGCTCAGATTGGATATTGCAACATCGATTGTTGCGAGCATATTGGTTGGTCTTGTGGTAGACTATTCTATACACCTGGCCCATGATTTGAAGATAACAAAGAACATATCAAAATCAATTGAAAACATTGGCATGCCAGTTCTCACAAATGCACTTGGCTTGATAGCAGGTTTTTTGGTGATGTCTCTTTCGAGACTTGCGTTGTTCAGAAATGTATCGATACTTCTCGTTTT